The DNA region GAAGCGCTTGAGCGTGGCCTCTCCCCCGCCGATCAGGGCCACCACGATCTGCCCGTCGCGCGCCGTATCCACCTGCTCGACAATCACGTAGTCCCCGTCGCGGATCTGCTCATCAATCATCGAGTCCCCCTCCACCTGGAGCACGAACGTGGGCTGGCGGCCGACCATGCTCTCGGGGATATCGAGTTCCTCCGGGGTCTCCAGCGCCTCGATCGGCAGGCCCGCGGCGATCCGCCCCAGCAGGGGCACAGCCACCGCCCGCGGCTGAGCTGTGCGCCCGGGCAGGGCCTGTACCTGTCCGCACAGCTCGATAGACCGGCTGCGGTTGGAGTCGCGGCGGATCAGGCCCTTGTCCTGGAGGTTGGCCAGGTGCTTGTGGACCGTGGCCGGCGAGCTCAGCCCGAATTCTTTGCCGATCTCGCCGATAGTAGGAGCATAACCCTCTGT from Candidatus Glassbacteria bacterium includes:
- the lexA gene encoding transcriptional repressor LexA, with the protein product MYLTRRQKQILDFLREHVATEGYAPTIGEIGKEFGLSSPATVHKHLANLQDKGLIRRDSNRSRSIELCGQVQALPGRTAQPRAVAVPLLGRIAAGLPIEALETPEELDIPESMVGRQPTFVLQVEGDSMIDEQIRDGDYVIVEQVDTARDGQIVVALIGGGEATLKRFYRRDDGSVRLQPANVNMQPIIVRRGEFRIQGVVIGVLRKY